From the genome of Ectobacillus sp. JY-23, one region includes:
- the hemA gene encoding glutamyl-tRNA reductase, whose translation MHILVVGVNYRTAPVEIREKLSFQPTDLEQAMLQLQQQKSILENIIISTCNRTEVYAVVDQLHTGRYYIKKFLSEWFQLPIDAFSSYLSIWEEDGAIEHLFRVTSGLDSMVVGETQILGQIRTSFLQAQGQTTGTVFNELFKQAITLAKRAHSETTIGGNAVSVSYAAVELAKKIFGNLQDCHVLILGAGKMGELALQNLYGNGVGQVTVMNRTFEKAEAMAKKYMGQAKSLHELQCALVEADILISSTGASEYVVTKDMMIKVEKMRRGRPIFMVDIAVPRDLSPEIAELESVFLYDIDDLQGIVEANKEERLREAEKIALMIEEEIVLFKAWMNTLGVVPLISQLRDKALSIQSETMKSLERKMPNLTERERKLISKHTKSIINQMLKDPILMAKELAAEPDAKEHLELFAKIFNLDVNQQASKVEQVHAVPVLSVRPL comes from the coding sequence GTGCATATTCTAGTAGTGGGTGTTAACTATCGAACTGCCCCTGTAGAGATTCGCGAAAAGCTTTCATTTCAACCGACAGATTTGGAGCAAGCGATGCTGCAGCTGCAGCAACAAAAGAGTATATTAGAAAATATTATTATATCGACATGCAATCGAACGGAAGTCTATGCAGTGGTCGACCAACTGCATACAGGTCGATATTATATTAAAAAGTTTTTATCTGAGTGGTTTCAGCTTCCGATAGATGCGTTTTCTTCTTACTTGTCTATATGGGAGGAAGATGGTGCAATTGAGCACTTGTTCCGAGTTACAAGTGGTTTGGATTCTATGGTGGTTGGTGAAACGCAAATTTTAGGACAAATTCGTACGAGCTTTTTGCAAGCTCAAGGTCAAACGACAGGAACCGTGTTTAATGAGTTGTTTAAGCAGGCTATTACGCTAGCTAAACGTGCCCATTCAGAAACAACAATTGGTGGAAACGCTGTTTCTGTAAGCTATGCAGCTGTTGAACTTGCAAAAAAGATTTTCGGTAACCTACAAGATTGTCATGTTCTCATTTTAGGTGCTGGCAAGATGGGGGAGTTGGCACTGCAAAACCTATACGGAAACGGTGTAGGACAAGTGACCGTGATGAATCGCACGTTTGAAAAAGCGGAAGCGATGGCAAAGAAGTATATGGGGCAAGCCAAATCATTACATGAATTACAATGCGCCTTAGTGGAAGCGGATATTTTAATTAGCTCTACTGGTGCTTCAGAGTATGTCGTAACCAAAGATATGATGATAAAAGTAGAAAAGATGCGCCGTGGTCGTCCAATTTTTATGGTGGATATTGCTGTTCCGCGTGATTTATCACCGGAAATTGCGGAGTTGGAATCAGTCTTTTTATACGATATTGATGATTTGCAAGGCATTGTGGAAGCCAATAAAGAAGAGCGTTTGCGTGAGGCAGAAAAAATAGCTCTTATGATTGAAGAAGAGATTGTCCTATTTAAAGCCTGGATGAACACGCTTGGTGTTGTACCACTTATCTCTCAGCTAAGAGATAAAGCACTGTCCATTCAAAGTGAAACAATGAAAAGCTTAGAACGTAAAATGCCGAATTTAACAGAGCGAGAGCGTAAACTTATCAGCAAGCATACAAAAAGTATCATCAATCAAATGTTGAAAGATCCTATTTTAATGGCAAAGGAATTGGCGGCGGAGCCTGATGCAAAGGAACACTTGGAACTGTTCGCAAAAATATTCAATTTAGATGTAAATCAGCAAGCATCTAAAGTAGAGCAAGTACATGCAGTTCCCGTATTATCCGTACGTCCCTTATAA
- the ccsA gene encoding cytochrome c biogenesis protein — MELLNNSIIYHVAIILYACSVSLYCIDFLQSNQRANRTAFWLLAIVWLLQTVFMCIRAVETHANPVLTLLSGVYFYVWLLITLSLILNRLQRIDFLVFFTNVLAFSISALSIFTPFGKTPPVLANRLVSELVYVHVGMAFLSYATFTVSFIFSLMYLLQYRLLKQKKWTVRLRRLGNLPKLNTLSYVLNIFAAPFFLFAILLGCIWAYTKLENFHWYDPKVIGSFVVFIVYCTGLYLYTSGKLQGKQIAHWNVGAFLTLLINIFLLSSLTSFHFWNL, encoded by the coding sequence ATGGAACTGCTTAATAACAGTATCATTTATCATGTAGCAATCATTCTTTATGCATGCAGTGTGAGCTTGTATTGTATTGATTTTTTACAAAGCAATCAAAGGGCCAATCGAACAGCTTTTTGGTTGCTTGCTATTGTATGGTTGCTACAAACGGTATTTATGTGCATTCGCGCTGTCGAAACGCATGCTAATCCGGTTCTCACACTTTTGTCAGGTGTCTATTTTTATGTATGGCTGTTAATAACGCTATCTCTTATCTTAAATCGGTTGCAGCGCATTGATTTTTTGGTGTTTTTTACGAATGTACTGGCGTTTAGCATTAGCGCGCTTTCCATTTTTACACCATTTGGTAAAACACCTCCTGTTCTTGCAAATCGTTTAGTTTCAGAGCTAGTATATGTACATGTTGGGATGGCGTTTCTATCATATGCAACATTTACAGTTTCATTTATTTTTTCGCTCATGTACTTGTTGCAGTATCGACTACTAAAGCAAAAGAAATGGACGGTTCGTTTGCGACGCCTAGGAAATTTACCTAAACTAAATACGTTATCTTATGTTTTAAATATATTTGCAGCACCATTTTTTTTATTTGCAATTTTACTTGGTTGCATATGGGCTTACACAAAGCTTGAAAATTTCCACTGGTATGACCCTAAGGTAATTGGGTCTTTTGTTGTATTTATTGTGTATTGTACTGGTTTATATCTGTATACCTCCGGTAAATTGCAGGGTAAACAAATTGCACATTGGAATGTAGGTGCTTTTTTAACATTACTTATTAACATCTTTTTACTCAGTAGCTTAACTTCATTTCATTTTTGGAATTTATAA
- the lon gene encoding endopeptidase La, which yields MNQSEKIVPLLPLRGILVYPTMVLHLDVGREKSIRAIENAALDENLIFLATQKDVNVDQPTAEDLYTIGTLAKIKQTLKLPNGTVRVLVEGLHRAELLHLHDEEDVVNVNIQVLDDTEAHDLEEKALMRTLTQDFEQYIKVSKKISNETFATVVDITEPGRLADLIASHLPLKIKEKQEVLEILDAKERLRKIISFIQDEKELLNLEKTISQRVKKSMERTQKEYFLREQMKAIQKELGDKEGKTGEVEELRTKIEQSGMPQETKDVALRELGRYEKLPSSSAESGVIRNYIDWLLTLPWTEATEDILDVAHAEEILNKDHFGLEKVKERVLEYLAVQQLTRSLKGPILCLVGPPGVGKTSLARSIATSLGRNFVRVSLGGVRDESEVRGHRRTYIGAMPGRIIQGMKKAKTINPVFLLDEIDKMSNDFRGDPSAALLEVLDPEQNRNFSDHYIEEPYDLSKVMFIATANTLATIPGPLLDRMEIINIAGYTEIEKIHIARDHLVPKQMKEHGLGKSKLQIREDGLVALVRYYTREAGVRALERQVATICRKAARILVAEAKKKVVVTDKNIEEFLGKKKYRYGQAEAQDQVGVATGLAYTSVGGDTLPIEVSLYPGKGKLILTGKLGDVMKESAQAAFSYIRSRASELHIDPEFHEKNDIHIHVPEGAVPKDGPSAGITMATALISALTGKAVSKEVGMTGEITLRGRVLPIGGLKEKSLSAHRAGLKKVIMPAENEKDLDDIPDSVKENITFVPVSHLDEVLAHALVGVKE from the coding sequence ATGAACCAGAGCGAAAAAATCGTTCCCCTCCTGCCACTACGAGGTATTCTCGTGTATCCGACAATGGTGTTACATCTTGATGTGGGACGTGAAAAGTCGATACGAGCAATTGAGAATGCGGCACTTGATGAAAATCTTATCTTTTTGGCTACACAAAAAGATGTAAATGTCGATCAACCGACTGCAGAGGATTTATATACAATCGGTACATTAGCAAAGATAAAACAAACGTTAAAGCTGCCAAATGGTACCGTTCGAGTGCTTGTGGAAGGATTACATAGAGCAGAGCTTTTACATCTGCATGATGAAGAAGATGTAGTAAATGTGAACATACAAGTATTGGACGATACAGAAGCGCATGACTTAGAAGAAAAAGCGCTCATGCGTACATTGACGCAAGATTTCGAGCAATACATTAAAGTGTCCAAAAAAATATCCAATGAAACGTTTGCGACAGTTGTGGATATAACAGAACCGGGACGTTTAGCGGACTTAATTGCCTCTCATCTACCGCTTAAAATCAAGGAAAAGCAAGAAGTGCTGGAAATTTTAGATGCAAAAGAGCGTTTGCGTAAAATTATTTCATTTATTCAAGATGAAAAAGAGTTGCTCAACCTGGAGAAAACAATTAGCCAACGTGTAAAAAAATCTATGGAACGTACGCAAAAAGAATATTTTTTACGTGAGCAAATGAAAGCTATTCAAAAAGAACTTGGCGATAAAGAAGGGAAAACCGGTGAAGTTGAAGAGCTGCGTACTAAAATTGAACAATCGGGCATGCCTCAAGAAACAAAAGATGTGGCGCTACGTGAATTGGGCCGCTATGAGAAATTACCTTCTAGCTCAGCAGAGAGCGGTGTTATTCGAAATTATATAGATTGGTTATTAACATTGCCTTGGACGGAAGCAACAGAAGATATTCTCGATGTTGCACATGCAGAAGAGATTTTAAACAAAGACCATTTCGGATTAGAAAAGGTAAAGGAACGCGTATTGGAGTATTTGGCCGTTCAGCAGCTCACACGTTCATTAAAAGGGCCTATTCTTTGTCTTGTGGGACCGCCTGGCGTCGGTAAAACATCATTGGCTCGTTCGATTGCAACATCGCTTGGGAGGAATTTTGTACGGGTTTCACTAGGCGGTGTACGGGATGAATCGGAGGTGCGCGGTCATCGACGTACATACATTGGTGCTATGCCTGGACGGATTATCCAAGGTATGAAAAAGGCCAAAACAATTAATCCCGTATTCTTACTAGATGAAATTGATAAAATGTCTAATGACTTCCGCGGCGATCCGTCTGCGGCATTACTAGAGGTATTAGATCCTGAGCAAAACCGGAATTTTAGTGACCATTATATTGAAGAACCTTACGATTTATCAAAGGTTATGTTCATTGCAACAGCCAACACATTGGCTACGATTCCAGGACCACTTCTTGACCGTATGGAGATTATTAATATTGCAGGCTATACTGAAATTGAAAAAATACATATTGCGCGCGATCACTTAGTACCGAAGCAAATGAAAGAACATGGTCTTGGAAAGTCAAAATTACAGATCCGTGAAGATGGCTTAGTTGCACTCGTTCGTTATTATACAAGAGAAGCAGGCGTTCGTGCCTTAGAAAGACAAGTCGCAACGATATGCCGAAAAGCAGCGCGTATCCTAGTTGCAGAAGCTAAGAAAAAAGTAGTTGTCACTGATAAAAATATTGAAGAGTTTTTAGGCAAGAAAAAGTATCGCTATGGGCAGGCAGAGGCGCAAGATCAAGTCGGTGTGGCAACAGGATTGGCATACACATCCGTTGGTGGTGATACGTTGCCAATTGAAGTGTCTCTATACCCTGGTAAAGGTAAGTTGATTTTAACGGGGAAATTAGGCGATGTGATGAAGGAATCTGCGCAAGCGGCGTTTAGTTACATTCGATCCCGAGCGAGTGAACTGCATATTGATCCAGAGTTTCATGAGAAAAATGATATTCACATTCATGTGCCGGAAGGCGCCGTTCCAAAAGATGGACCTTCAGCTGGTATCACCATGGCAACAGCGCTCATTTCCGCTTTAACAGGCAAGGCTGTAAGTAAAGAAGTGGGTATGACTGGGGAAATTACACTGCGTGGGCGTGTTCTTCCAATTGGCGGTCTAAAAGAAAAGTCTCTAAGTGCACATCGCGCTGGCTTAAAAAAGGTTATTATGCCAGCAGAAAATGAGAAGGATTTAGATGATATTCCGGATAGTGTAAAGGAGAACATTACATTTGTACCGGTTTCTCATCTTGACGAAGTGCTTGCGCACGCTTTAGTAGGAGTGAAGGAATGA
- the yihA gene encoding ribosome biogenesis GTP-binding protein YihA/YsxC — protein sequence MKVTKSEIVISAVKPAQYPQDDMPEIALAGRSNVGKSSFINKMLNRKGLARISSKPGKTQTLNFYIINEMMHFVDVPGYGYAKVSKKEREAWGKMIETYFTSREQLKAVVLIVDLRHPPTADDVMMYDFLKHYEIPVIIVATKADKIPKGKWDKHLKVVKEKLEIEPGDRLVLFSSETGLGKDEAWSAIHYFTNTKNT from the coding sequence ATGAAAGTAACAAAATCAGAAATCGTAATCAGCGCTGTGAAGCCGGCGCAATATCCACAAGACGATATGCCGGAAATTGCGCTTGCGGGTCGCTCAAATGTAGGAAAGTCGTCGTTTATTAATAAGATGCTAAATCGAAAAGGACTGGCGCGCATTTCCTCCAAGCCTGGAAAAACACAAACCTTAAATTTTTATATCATTAATGAGATGATGCACTTTGTCGATGTTCCTGGCTATGGATATGCAAAGGTGTCAAAAAAAGAGCGTGAAGCCTGGGGTAAAATGATTGAGACGTATTTTACATCAAGAGAACAATTGAAGGCGGTTGTTCTTATCGTTGATTTACGTCATCCACCGACTGCAGATGATGTCATGATGTACGATTTTTTAAAGCATTATGAAATCCCGGTTATTATCGTTGCGACAAAGGCTGATAAGATTCCAAAAGGAAAATGGGATAAACATCTTAAGGTAGTAAAAGAAAAGCTTGAAATCGAACCGGGAGATCGTCTCGTGTTATTTTCTTCTGAAACAGGTCTTGGAAAAGATGAGGCCTGGTCAGCTATTCATTATTTTACTAACACAAAAAACACGTGA